The DNA window TTGACACCACACTGGCAAGTGGAAAGGGGACTTAAAGGGGGAATAAATTACATTTGTGCCGCCTTTCCTTCTTTTACCCTGCCAGAGCGGTGTAAAGGAGCCCTAGTGCAAGAGGAGATCTggccctgtgatggggtataAACCTCCAGCTTGTTTaacccagcctgagccctgttaGGCCACAAGGTGGCAGCTGGAGGGGTGTTAGATGTAACTGGAGCTGGGCCTTTACAAGGGAAGGAGCAGAGCAGAAAGGCAGGCCAAGGAGGAGACCCAGGAGAGAGGTAGACCCAGGGCTGTCCTCTCTTGGGCTAAGGGCAGAGAGGAGGTGCAGAACTAGAAAGTGCTGGCCCAGGAGGAAGCCTGGGGCAATAGGACTGTTGTGctgagccaggaggaagcaggaggCAGTGACAGCAAAGTCTAAGGGGGATTTGGACTGAAGCTTGGAGGACTGCGACGAGGAGCTGCAGAAGGTGACAGGCACCTGCGGCAGcccctgaggaggggagattccagggagggaagccctgggaggcagtgctctgAAACAAGAGCAAAAGAGAACTCGGCAGGCTGTGGGCTGAACTCTGGCAAGAAGCCAACAGGAAGGAGGACCTGGGACCTGGAAGAGAAGCCGAGGCTGTCAGGGAAGCCACCGGGGCCATGGACAATCAAAAGGCGAAGGCTACAGGAGATGGTAATTCTCACTGCAGCGGCCCCAAGGAAGGTTCACTATGGAGCTGGGAGCTAGAAAGGACCAGCATGGCAGGAGACATGGGGTCTCGCCAAGGTTGAGCAAAGTCCTGGGAGCTGAGCGGGACTAGACAAGCAGCCCCACTCACAGGAGGAAACTCCCGTCaccctccatgggcccatgtaaCCTAGTCACTGGGCACCAGGAGCTCTGGCCAGTCCCTGTACATGtgcaccccatctcctccccagagTTGCTACTGGACCACATGATTCACCcgcaggcagggctgggatttCTGAGACGGGGCATGTTTGCTACAATCCAACTTCTCCTCTGCTGCTCTCCAAACTCCTGCAGAAAGCGCTCCCTGGTCCAGCTCCGGTTGCCATTGCCATGCGGTTTTCAGGGATAGGGGGGTCCATGGGCAACCCTATGGAGCTGGAACCTGGGCAGTGAGCGCACCAGGGAGAGACAAGCTCTGCCCACCTCTCGCTCACTGCGTTCTCTTTCCCCATCCTCACACGGCCCAGACGACATTCCCTGTTTGCCCCCTTGGGCACCACTTCGGGTGCCTGCTACAGGCCCTCAGAGCCGTTTCTCCAGCTGGGAACAGCAGGCTTGCTGCTTCTTCTGAAGCCAGTGCTGCTTCTTGGCCAGAAGAGGGCACCGTCTTCTGCCAGTGACAGCCCTGAGCCTGGGTCACACAGTTCCAGCTCAGAGACTCTCAAACTTTCCTTGCGGGGTTGTTCTTGAAGAATACCAGAGAGGGACGCCTAGGGGTCGCCTGACCCGCTCCCTGCCTGCGTACACCACAAAGCTGCCGGGGCGGAGGCTGGACTCAGCTAGGTGCTGTTTTAAACAGTTCCATCTGAGACGAGCATCCTTCTCTTTGGTTCTGGCTAAAGAGGGACCTGAGCGGCGAACTTCAGCCCCGAAGCCtgatccaaacttccccaaaagCGGAGGCTGTTCAGATGCAGGGCTCCGGTTCAGATTCACCTGGGCAAACCAGTGCGGGAAACAGGcctcttcttccccaccccaaatgCACCGAGAGCCCTTTGGCTCCCCTTGTAACCACCACTACTGACTGAGATGTGAAGCCAGGGGCAGCCAGGACACCTCACACCGCACGTATCTAGGTCCTGGGGTGTCTCGTAAGCTCCCCCATGTTCAGAGTCAGACAGGGGGACACACAGGAGGGGTACAAGCACATTGAAAAGGTCCTGAGAAATACCGCACGGTCCCCTTAGAGGGAGGCTGTCCCAAGGTTGGAAGTCTGAGGAGCTCCCCTAGTACCGGACAGAGTCCCCATGACAGCCGCTCCGGACCTGTGCAATAAAGGAAGGGCTAAAACGAGGGGTGGAAGAGTCTCTGGTGCCCCTCGCTTGCTTCCTCATCCCAGTAGCCTCCGTCGCCGCTTCCCAGAGCGCTACGTGGCGATGAGCGGCACCTCgctggaggggatggggaaggtgggggaggagtcACCGTTCAGGACCCTGTACAGCAGCTCTTCCTTCTCCCGGTGCGCCTGCTCCCGCAGCTGGGACTCCTTGTCCAGGGCCTCCCGAACCACCAGGAGCTTGTCAGACAGTTGCCTGCAAAGAAACACCAGCTCAGCTTCGTCACCTCCTAAGAACCCCGGACCGAGATGGAGATGGGGATCAGGGCCCTGCCAGCTGTTCTGGTCACTGCCAAAAgaggccagggcagtgggggccTGGAATGGTCTTGAAAAGGGGTGAGGCAGATTATAGGCACTCCCAGAGCCAGTTAGGTACTGTGCCAGGTCACGGTCTCCctcgcacatacacacactctcacCAGAGCCAAACTGGTGCTGTGCAAGGTCATGGGCTCGCTCTCTCACACATACCCCAGAGCCAGATGGGTGCCAGGCAAGCCCCAGTTTGTGAATGCACAtatacacccccatattcacctgAACCAGACCAGTGCCGTACCAAGTCACACACCCACAGGGCGCCTGGCTAGTGAACCTCAGCCCTATCATGCAGCACCCCTACTAGCTCCCCCTGACCTGCAGCTTCTGTGCTAGCTTTGGTGCCACCATACCTGCCTTTTGGGGCCTGTCCCAGCATCTAGTTATCAGCCTACAATTCAGAAAACAGCCTCTCCTGAGTGCAATTCATACCTAGCCCAGAGCTCAGCCCGTGAGCTCCGACAATGGCCGCAGGTAGCTGGTTCTGCACTAGGCTGCGGATGTTACCTTGTCATTATCAAGTGGTTCTGTGTTTGAACGTGCAGATCCTCACTCTCCTGCTGAAGGGTTTTCACTTTCTCCTCCAGAAGCAGGTTCCTCTCCATCTGTGACATCCCAGAAGGGTTTGGGAAGGGAGGATTCAAAGGAGAGGTCAAGGGTCAGAAGTGACATGGATTTGGCAACAGACGATCCCCTACACTGGTTAATGAGGCCCTGCCTAAGCGCCAACATCAAAATGTTGATGGTTACTGACAAAAGTTACCTCTATGTGAGTTTAGTGATGCATAGCAGCAACCTGCTGTGTATGCCAGGAAGcacccagcactgcagcagcctggTCCAATTAGTGCAATCCTCCATCTGCTGGCTGCACTCACTGTGTCTGCGCCCGACACGTTAGCTCGGCTGAGAGGCCAGCCAGGACATAAAGCTGCCCCTAGGCAGCAGGTGAGCCAGAGGGGAATGCGCCTGGAGAACGCTGTTTGCATTCAGGTAGGTGGAGCGCTCTCCTGCAAGCTGTGCTTTTCCAGCTCCGCTATTGCTGCCCCTGGAAAGGAGTCCATGCACTTTTGGGTAGAACAACATCAAACCCACCACTGTTTCCAAGTTCAGCAGCTTCTTGTCCAGGTCATGGATGCGTTCGTTCTTCATCTCTATGACAAAATGCAGACTCTCCAGTTCTTGCTCCCAGAACTGGCTGGGGCTCCCATAATCCTAGAAGGGGAGAAAGAAAACGCATGAGTCCTCCACTGACTGGAGAAGTTGGAGGGGCTAATGCATGGTTCTGGTTTGGTTCTTTATTCCTGAACGGAGGTGAGCCAAAGATGATGACCGTTAGTAGTCATAATTGTCCAGTCTTCTCAGTCCTGGATTGATAGGATTCTTACCCCATAAAATTTGCTTACTAGTGTTCATCCAGACCCTACATGCACATCTTTACGGCATTGGCGTTAGCCACCTGAGTGCAAGGAGCTTGAACTACCTGCATAATGCACATAATAGTTACCCTTAATTTTCTCATGATCTACTTCTATCCCTTTGCTTACTTCAACCATACTACAGTTTACCAGGCACTACGAACACTGCCCTCTCCAGATCCAGTGACAGGGAGTCTTCCAAGGAGGCCTCTATTTAGCTTTTATTTTAGTGACAAAGCATTTATAGCATACAGATGCTTCTCTGACTCTGTAAGTTTGAGCTGTCCATTGTCACTACTGCGAATCCAACAGGCTTGCTCAGAGACCCTGGCAAATGATGGGTTAAAGAAATACCTTCCCAAGAGGccacagtttgtttgttttcctgcaCCTGAATAAGTTTCTTATAGTCTCTGCTCAAGATCGATTCCTCCACCCGTTTCATTTTCTCCTGGAAGGATTTCAGCTGGGAATTTAACCTGTCAATCGTCTCCTAGggcagaagagaaagaaagagggatGTGATTATGAGTCCTGTTTATaacctcccctccagcaggggcacTGTTCATATAAGGGAAGAAAATGACCTACTGAGTTGTACAGAGGTGGCAGGAGTCAAACTGCAAGACATTTCACAATGAATAATGAAGCCCCATGCAGCAATTCCCTAATACAGTATTTAACGGCAGCAGGGAGCAATTCCCACTGTAATGCATTCTGCCATCCGGCTTCCTTGGTTACAATGGGTCAGTCGGTAACCACGGGAGAGATCTCTTGATAATCAGCACTTCCTGGGTTGCTTGCATAAGAACAGACGCCCTGACCCTGCCAATTCTGCTCTGAGCCATGgtatggcagtcaggcagcttgtTAGCACCAGTTTCACTTCTGGAGTGTTCAGGTTACAGACTTGCCTGCCAGTAGAGTAAGCTCTGAGCACCGTTAACAACATGGAGACATTCCAAACACAACCCACCTGTCCCCTATGTCAGTAGTGGTGTGATGGGGTATCTGGTGGTGTGATGGGTTAATAGAGCTCGAGAGCGGCTATGCAggaagcagccaataggagagggACTGTAAGCAGCAGACAATCAGGCTCCAGGCCAGAGCAGGGTCAGTGACTCCCTGGAACTCAAGGAGGGAGGGCTGGGTGCCTTGCAGGTGGAGGGAagctagcaccttggacagagccagggagccagagggaggGCCTGGTTGGCTGGCTGCTAGGACTGGCATGCTGTGGCGAGGctgaagaaggtgctggggctgtggggaactCTGCACTTTTTTGACTGAGCCAGTGAAGGACTGTTTTATGTTTGGGAATTTAAAGCCCAGGTGGCCATTTTGATTTAAGTATCTATTTGACTGCTGCAAAATTAAGGCAAGATCACTTTGTGAGAGGCCCCTCTGGGCTCATTTCCACAAACAGCCAGCCTGGGTTACTCCAAGGGTGGTGGGCTCCGGGCAGCTCGAataatctttgttttctcaatttGGCTCTCATGAAAGTGAGGAGCAGACAGTGCTGGGGATCGTTCGGGCAGGTCCCTTGCACGTTTTTCCCAGCACCCTCAGACCTGTGCGCTGAATCTAGAGAGCTCTGCTCCACAGGGAATTTCTCAGCAAGCCAAAGCAAGGGGAGCAGCACCTGTAAGGAAGACTGGGACCTTTGGTAGGATTCCCTTAAGAGCACCATCTCCTGGTCATGGGCCCTCTGGACTTCTGCAGGGGAAACACAAAATCAATGTCAGAATTAGGAGACAGGAAAGCAAGCCCTGCCCAAGCCCCTTACCCGCACAGAATGGCAGTAGATGGCACTGCCACAGAGGGACCAGAGTTACTCTGGGCTAAGCGTCAGCAGAGGCTTGGGACCATAAGCAGAGGAAATGCCGTTTCTTGGAGCAGCCTTGCAGTTGAGAGCTCCCCGGAGGACTCGCTCAGCTGAAGTCACAGGGCTACGCGCTAAGGAGAGTGGCAATATGCCGCCCGGCGCGAAAGGAGAAAGAGAGGGAATGACCCCATCACCATTCACAGCCTTACTGCTGAGACTGGGTGACCAGATCTCGCATTGTTGGCTACAGTGTAAACGCTACCAGCTCCCTGGGAAGCATCCTGCTCCGATGGGAAGGAGTCTCCTTTTTGAAGAATTTTAGGTTTAT is part of the Mauremys mutica isolate MM-2020 ecotype Southern chromosome 8, ASM2049712v1, whole genome shotgun sequence genome and encodes:
- the CCDC69 gene encoding LOW QUALITY PROTEIN: coiled-coil domain-containing protein 69 (The sequence of the model RefSeq protein was modified relative to this genomic sequence to represent the inferred CDS: deleted 1 base in 1 codon), translating into MWAFFAGGLLLGYLRRAAVPAEVQADYSRFAPGLAAAAPGTGRRASPPARPAMGCTCSTTGRCHARSKKRLRAQPPKGQVSQELTALKTENHVIAAPLHEDVETKTALLLEEQKREIATLLQGHQEETERLKEAHQAETQRLTQDIKIKVEKERDLELNKQLSEQFDTLNREHDENLREVQRAHDQEMVLLRESYQRSQSSLQETIDRLNSQLKSFQEKMKRVEESILSRDYKKLIQDYGSPSQFWEQELESLHFVIEMKNERIHDLDKKLLNLETVMERNLLLEEKVKTLQQESEDLHVQTQNHLIMTRQLSDKLLVVREALDKESQLREQAHREKEELLYRVLNGDSSPTFPIPSSEVPLIAT